Below is a genomic region from Acidobacteriota bacterium.
GCCGCCAGCACCTTTTCCTTGATGCCCCCGACCGGAAGCACCCGGCCGCTCAGGGTAATCTCGCCGGTCATCGCCAGATCGCCGCGCACGGGCCGGCCCATGATCTCGGACGCCAGTGCGGTGACCATCGCGACGCCTGCCGACGGGCCGTCTTTCGGAATCGCCCCTGACGGCACGTGCAGGTGAATCTCGGCGTCGTGGAAGAAATCCCCCTTGACACCGAAGCGCGTGGCGTTGGCCCGCAGCCACGACAGGGCGGCCCGCGCGGATTCTTTCATGACGTCGCCGAGATGTCCGGTCAGCGTCAGCGAGCCGGTCCCCTTCATGCGTGAGGCTTCGATAAAGAGCACCTCGCCGCCTACCGGCGTCCACGCGAGGCCGATTGAGACGCCCGGGGCCTTGGTCCGCTCCTCGACCTCCTCATCGACGAACTTCGGCGCGCCAAGCAGATCCATGACCACGGCAGAGGTGATGGTGACCGGCGCCTCGTTGCCTTCGGCGTAACGCCGCGCGACCTTGCGGCACAGCGCAGCGATTTCGCGCTCGAGGTTGCGGACACCCGCCTCGCGCGTGTACCCCCGGATGACCGTCCTCACGCTGTCGTCGGTGAATGTGATGCCTTCGGCGGTGAGGCCGTGGTTCTTCACCTGTTTGGCGATCAGGTGCTCGCAGGCAATCTTGAGCTTCTCCTCTTCGGTGTAGCCCGGCAGTTCGAGCACCTCCATCCGGTCACGCAAGGCGGGAGGCACCGGGTCGAGGACATTCGCCGTGGTGATGAAGAGCACCTCCGACAGATCGAAGGGCACGTCGAGGTAGTGATCGCGGAACGTGTTGTTCTGTTCCGGATCCAGAACCTCCAGGAGTGCCGACGCCGGGTCGCCCCTGAAATCCGATCCCAGCTTGTCGATCTCATCGAGGATGAACACGGGGTTCCTGGACTCCGCCCGCCGGAGTCCCTGAATCACCTGTCCCGGCAGCGCGCCGATGTAGGTGCGCCGGTGGCCGCGGATCTCGGCCTCGTCCCGCATGCCGCCGAGCGAGACGCGAACGAACTTCCGGCCGAGCGCGGTGGCGATCGACTTGGCGAGCGATGTCTTGCCCACGCCGGGGGGACCGACGAAGCAGAGAATCGGTCCCTTCATCTCGGGGTTCAGCTTCCGTACGGCCAGGTATTCCAGAATGCGATCCTTGGCCTTCTCGAGATCGGAGTGATCCGCGTCGAGGATGCGTTTCGTGTGGGCCAGATCGATGGTCTCCTCGGTGCGCGCCGCCCACGGCAGCGTCACGAGCCAGTCAATATACGTGCGCGACACCGTGTACTCGGCGGCCGCCACCGGCATCCGGGACAGGCGCTCCAGTTCGCGGAGCGCCTCCTTCTTCACCAAATCCGGCATGCCTGCCGCCGCGATCTTGTCGCGCAGTTCGTCGATCTCCTTGGCCTGGTCGTCGCCTTCTCCCAGCTCCTTCTGGATCGCCTTCATCTGCTCGCGGAGGAAGTAGTCGCGCTGGTTCTTGCCGACTTCGGACTGGACCTGCGACTGGATCTTCGAACCGAGTTCCAGCACCTCCAGTTCCTTGATGAGGATTCGGTTCAGGTGCGCCATCCGCTCACGGAGGTCGAGCGTCTCGAGCACCTCCTGCTTGACCGGCGTGCCGATCGTGCTCAAGCTCGACGCTATGAAGTCGGCCAGCCGTC
It encodes:
- the lon gene encoding endopeptidase La — encoded protein: MNDVPERPPLEDLTGGEKALSIPPELPILPLRDTVLFPNSFMPLAVARESSVALIDEAIGTGKLIAVFTQRDASVEEPRAEELYPVGTATHIHKMFKLPDGSLRLIVQGLARLHLDAIVSTSPYLRGRVRHAVDMTQEADHLEIDALQRNIKSNFQQVVSLSPLLSDDLQTLALGIAEPGRLADFIASSLSTIGTPVKQEVLETLDLRERMAHLNRILIKELEVLELGSKIQSQVQSEVGKNQRDYFLREQMKAIQKELGEGDDQAKEIDELRDKIAAAGMPDLVKKEALRELERLSRMPVAAAEYTVSRTYIDWLVTLPWAARTEETIDLAHTKRILDADHSDLEKAKDRILEYLAVRKLNPEMKGPILCFVGPPGVGKTSLAKSIATALGRKFVRVSLGGMRDEAEIRGHRRTYIGALPGQVIQGLRRAESRNPVFILDEIDKLGSDFRGDPASALLEVLDPEQNNTFRDHYLDVPFDLSEVLFITTANVLDPVPPALRDRMEVLELPGYTEEEKLKIACEHLIAKQVKNHGLTAEGITFTDDSVRTVIRGYTREAGVRNLEREIAALCRKVARRYAEGNEAPVTITSAVVMDLLGAPKFVDEEVEERTKAPGVSIGLAWTPVGGEVLFIEASRMKGTGSLTLTGHLGDVMKESARAALSWLRANATRFGVKGDFFHDAEIHLHVPSGAIPKDGPSAGVAMVTALASEIMGRPVRGDLAMTGEITLSGRVLPVGGIKEKVLAARRVGLREVILPRQNEKNINEDISEDLRRDLKVHFVTTIDEVLALALPAALPAAMSPKPRTRRKRQSAARGR